From Chryseobacterium sp. IHB B 17019, one genomic window encodes:
- a CDS encoding 3'-5' exonuclease, which translates to MIQNIPLERILFLDIETVPGAALWEDLSETERLLWDKKTRFQRKDEISAEDFYPERAGIMAEFGKIVCITIGMLEKNDTLKIKSFANHDEKKMLQEFGEIFNSPRLRDVILCAHNGKEFDFPWIARRFLINGIQPPTPFQMFGKKPWEIPHIDTMEFWKFGDYKSFVSLELLAHLFGIPTPKDDIDGSMVSSIYYIEKDLQRIVDYCEKDVLTLANIFRRMRQEDLLKRYINLD; encoded by the coding sequence GTGGGAAGATCTATCTGAGACCGAACGCTTGCTCTGGGATAAAAAAACGAGGTTTCAAAGAAAAGATGAAATTTCCGCAGAAGACTTTTATCCGGAAAGAGCCGGAATAATGGCAGAATTCGGAAAAATTGTCTGTATTACCATCGGTATGCTCGAAAAGAATGATACCTTAAAAATAAAAAGTTTTGCAAATCACGATGAGAAGAAAATGCTTCAGGAATTTGGCGAAATATTTAACAGTCCGAGGCTTCGGGATGTGATTCTTTGTGCTCACAACGGAAAAGAATTTGATTTCCCCTGGATAGCCAGAAGATTCTTAATCAATGGAATACAGCCTCCCACTCCATTTCAGATGTTCGGGAAAAAGCCTTGGGAAATTCCGCATATTGATACGATGGAATTTTGGAAGTTTGGGGATTACAAAAGCTTTGTCTCATTAGAATTATTAGCCCATCTTTTCGGAATTCCTACTCCGAAGGATGATATTGACGGATCAATGGTTTCATCAATCTACTACATAGAGAAAGACTTGCAAAGAATAGTTGACTATTGTGAAAAAGATGTCTTAACTTTGGCAAATATTTTCCGGCGGATGCGTCAGGAAGATTTGTTGAAAAGGTACATCAATTTAGATTAA
- a CDS encoding SUF system Fe-S cluster assembly protein: MKFTDDQIADIGEEIIKVLKTVYDPEIPVDIYELGLVYDVQISDDADVKIIMTLTTPNCPVAETLPQEVKDKVAEVENVKSVDLELTFEPSWHKDMMSEEAKFELGML, encoded by the coding sequence ATGAAATTTACAGACGATCAGATTGCTGACATTGGTGAAGAAATCATCAAAGTCTTAAAAACCGTGTATGACCCTGAAATTCCGGTTGATATCTATGAATTGGGGCTCGTTTATGATGTTCAGATTTCCGATGATGCGGATGTTAAAATCATTATGACCCTTACTACCCCGAACTGCCCTGTTGCAGAAACGCTTCCACAAGAAGTAAAAGACAAGGTGGCAGAGGTAGAAAACGTAAAAAGTGTTGATTTAGAGCTTACTTTCGAACCGAGCTGGCACAAGGATATGATGAGTGAAGAAGCGAAGTTTGAGCTGGGAATGCTTTAA
- a CDS encoding sulfurtransferase, with amino-acid sequence MLPIISPSELKNLPTKKLIILDARAGKDVYQNYLNKHIKGARFIDLDKDLAEIGENAAFGGRHPLPGPEKFAETLSKLGISEDSHIVVYDDKNGANAAARAWWMLRSFGFENVQILDGGFQNAEKEGLEFSSGEETFEKAELIKKGNWLLPVSTLEDVENELINNNSTVIDVRDAYRYKGESEPIDLVAGHIPGAINIPFSENLDENGNFLTPEILKEKYSKLLQNKPQSLIIHCGSGVTACHTILALNYAGLKIPHLYVGSWSEWSRREGKEIARES; translated from the coding sequence ATGTTACCCATCATCTCACCTTCCGAATTAAAGAATCTTCCAACCAAAAAGCTCATCATTCTTGACGCGAGAGCCGGAAAAGATGTTTATCAAAACTATTTAAATAAACATATCAAAGGAGCAAGGTTCATAGATCTGGATAAAGATCTGGCTGAAATTGGTGAAAATGCCGCATTCGGAGGAAGGCATCCTCTTCCAGGTCCCGAAAAATTTGCAGAAACACTTTCAAAGCTTGGGATTTCAGAGGATTCCCATATTGTTGTTTATGACGATAAAAACGGGGCAAATGCAGCAGCAAGAGCTTGGTGGATGTTAAGATCTTTTGGGTTTGAAAATGTCCAGATTTTGGATGGCGGATTTCAAAATGCTGAAAAAGAAGGATTAGAGTTTTCATCGGGTGAAGAAACTTTTGAAAAGGCAGAACTAATTAAAAAAGGCAATTGGCTTCTTCCGGTTTCGACATTGGAAGATGTTGAAAATGAATTGATAAACAATAATTCTACTGTAATTGATGTAAGAGATGCTTATCGCTATAAAGGAGAATCTGAGCCTATTGATTTAGTTGCCGGACACATTCCCGGAGCCATTAATATTCCTTTTTCAGAGAACCTTGATGAAAATGGAAATTTCCTTACACCAGAAATTTTAAAAGAAAAATATTCAAAATTATTACAGAATAAGCCCCAGAGTTTAATTATTCACTGTGGTTCCGGAGTTACCGCCTGTCACACTATTTTAGCATTGAACTATGCCGGGCTCAAAATCCCGCATTTATATGTAGGCTCTTGGAGCGAATGGAGCAGAAGGGAAGGAAAAGAAATTGCAAGGGAAAGTTAA
- a CDS encoding hydroxymethylglutaryl-CoA lyase, translated as MFLTECPRDAMQGWGEFIPTDKKIDYINSLMDVGFDVLDCLSFVSPKAIPQMADSDEVAENIDKSRSNTKVSAIIANYRGAEKALKHQSVDIIGFPFSISETFQHRNTNKNQEEAFNEIVKMLELVKRENRQLNIYFSMAFGNPYGEMWKWEDVDFWAQRFSEIGVKNILLSDTTGVATPETIALLFDKIPSKYPDINFGGHFHNRYEDSYSKLKAAHDNGCTRFDTAIKGIGGCPMAKDDLVGNMPTEQLINFMSVEKIDHKLNLLNFESSYNKAKDIFHF; from the coding sequence ATGTTTCTTACTGAATGTCCGCGTGATGCAATGCAGGGTTGGGGAGAATTTATCCCGACTGATAAAAAAATAGATTATATCAACTCTCTCATGGATGTTGGTTTTGATGTATTGGATTGTCTTAGTTTCGTTTCCCCGAAAGCAATTCCCCAAATGGCCGACTCTGATGAGGTTGCCGAAAATATTGACAAATCCCGCTCCAACACAAAAGTTTCTGCGATTATAGCAAATTACAGGGGCGCTGAAAAAGCATTAAAACATCAGTCTGTGGATATTATCGGTTTTCCTTTTTCTATTTCTGAAACTTTTCAACACAGAAATACCAATAAGAATCAGGAAGAAGCCTTCAATGAAATCGTTAAAATGCTTGAACTCGTAAAAAGAGAAAACAGACAGCTAAACATCTATTTTTCAATGGCTTTTGGGAATCCTTACGGTGAAATGTGGAAATGGGAAGATGTAGATTTCTGGGCACAAAGGTTTTCAGAAATTGGAGTTAAAAATATCTTACTTTCTGATACAACGGGAGTTGCAACGCCGGAAACCATTGCTCTTTTGTTCGACAAAATACCTTCAAAATATCCGGATATTAATTTTGGGGGACATTTTCATAACCGTTATGAAGATTCCTATTCAAAATTAAAGGCGGCCCATGATAACGGCTGTACAAGATTTGATACAGCAATCAAAGGAATCGGCGGTTGCCCGATGGCAAAAGATGATCTGGTGGGAAATATGCCTACAGAACAGCTTATTAACTTCATGAGTGTAGAAAAAATCGATCACAAATTAAATTTATTAAACTTCGAAAGCTCTTATAATAAAGCGAAAGATATTTTTCATTTTTAA
- the xth gene encoding exodeoxyribonuclease III produces MKIATYNVNGVNGRLPVLLQWLKEAQPDIVCLQELKAPQERFPVNAINEAGYKAIWKGQKSWNGVAILTKDLDIVEVQDSLPGDPDDFQSRYIEAIIDNIVVCCLYLPNGNPYPGPKFDYKLAWLKRFKKRTNELIKMELPAILIGDFNIIPTPFDVHKPERWENDALFRTEVRKVYQDLMKKGWLDSIRTLYPEEKIYTFWDYLYKAYQRNAGIRLDHILLSPYLSSALQAGGVDSHVRGWEKSSDHAPVWIELKR; encoded by the coding sequence ATGAAAATAGCAACATATAATGTCAATGGTGTCAACGGCCGTCTGCCGGTTTTACTTCAATGGCTGAAAGAAGCCCAGCCGGATATTGTCTGTCTTCAGGAATTAAAAGCCCCACAAGAACGATTTCCTGTAAATGCCATTAATGAAGCCGGTTACAAAGCTATTTGGAAAGGGCAGAAAAGCTGGAACGGGGTTGCGATACTTACCAAAGATCTTGATATTGTAGAGGTGCAGGATTCTTTACCGGGAGATCCTGATGATTTCCAGAGCCGATATATAGAAGCAATTATTGATAATATTGTAGTTTGCTGTCTTTATCTTCCGAACGGGAATCCTTATCCGGGACCTAAGTTTGACTATAAATTAGCATGGCTTAAGCGCTTTAAAAAACGAACAAATGAATTAATAAAAATGGAACTTCCGGCTATTCTTATCGGGGATTTTAATATTATTCCGACACCATTTGATGTCCATAAGCCGGAACGTTGGGAAAATGATGCCCTTTTCAGGACAGAAGTAAGAAAAGTATACCAGGATTTAATGAAAAAAGGGTGGCTTGATTCTATCCGAACCCTTTATCCGGAGGAAAAAATCTATACTTTCTGGGATTATTTGTACAAAGCTTATCAGCGTAATGCAGGAATCAGGCTGGACCATATTCTGTTAAGTCCTTATTTAAGTTCGGCTTTGCAGGCAGGAGGTGTTGACAGTCACGTGCGCGGTTGGGAGAAAAGTAGTGACCATGCTCCCGTCTGGATAGAATTAAAAAGATAA